The nucleotide sequence aattttccaaatttagcacaaaatctctaaaactcCCAAAATATCACTATATTTCAGACTTAATCTTttcaaattaaatcctaaattcaaaccaaaattaaaccctaCCCCCTTCAAAACTATACccaaaatgtgaaattgagaatccaaaccaaaaaataaatctaaaattaattttaaatataaaatgtattaaatagtgctatttttggaaatttatttaatgtgtgctatagttgtccataaaacttcttttagtactattttatttttagggtaCTTCTCTAATATTATTAGATCATAAAACTTAATTaccacacacaaacaaaaaaaattgcaatttttttatttttttccaatgttTTTGGATTCCAACATATTAATTTGCCCgccgaggaaaaaaaaaattaacacagcTCTAAAGTCCAAAAGAGCCCATCTATTTTACTACTACGCTCACTCGCCCACACTCTCTGCAAAACCTCTTTCgatttcaaaaatcaaattcgaagaagaagaaagaaaccccaaaaaaaaaaaaaaaggagagataaataaaaaaggtgaaatcgaagaagaagaagaagaagaagaagaagggcaaAAAGCTTGAATTGATGGAAGACGACGAACAGCAAAAGAAAGCAGATCTACTACAAGAGCTTGTTCTTCGCCTCGTCACCCAAAACCCTCAAACCCCTAATCTCGATCCCAATTCTCCCGCCTTCCTCGAAAAACTTCGTTACGCCTTTCGTATCCTCAATAGCCGCCTTACACCTTCCGTTGCCCCCGACGCAACCGCTATAGCCGAGTCTCTCAAACGCCGCCTCGCTACTCAAGGTAAGTCCTCCGACGCGCTCGCTTTCGCCGATCTCTACACTAAGTTCGCTTCCAAGACTGGTCCCGGTAGTGTCAACAATAAATGGGCTCTCGTTTATTTGCTTAAAATCGTTTCTGATGATCGCAAATCTGCTATTAATGGTCTCGATTCGTCGTTTTTGTTACCTAATTTGGGGTTTGGTGATGGTTTTTTACGCGGTGGTGAGGCTAAGAAGAAGGATTGGGAAAATGGGGTTTTGTTGGTTAGTCAAGATCCTGAGAATTCGTGGGATGAGAAAGAGAAGGCGTTTAGAGACTATGCGGTTGTGGTTAAGAAAGAGAATGAAGTGAACGAGGAGGTTCTAGTTAGGGATGTTTTGTACGCTTGCCAAGGTATTGATGGGAAGTATGTGAAGTTTAACAGTGAGATTGACGGTTACGCTATTCAGGATTCGGTTAAGGTGCCACGAGCTACTAGGGTAATGGTTCGTATGCTCTCTGAGCTTGGCTGGTTGTTTAGAAAGGTTAAGACTTTTATTACCGAGAGTATGGATCGGTTTCCAGCTGAGGAAGTTGGAACTGTTGGGCAAGCGTTTTGTGCTGCATTGCAAGATGAGCTCTCTGTTTATTATAAGCTATTGGCTGTACTCGACGCGCGGGCTATGAATCCTATTccttttgtttctgaatttgcTAGCTCAGACAATTACCTTACTTTGAGGAGGTTGTCTCTATGGTTCGCGGAGCCTATGGTGAAAATGAGACTGATGGCTGTTTTGGTTGACAAGTGTAAGGTTTTGAGAGGTGGGGCGATGGCTGGGGCTATACATTTGCACGCACAGCATGGTGATTGGCTTGTTCATGATTTTATGATGAATTTGCTTCGATGTGTGTGTTCTCCGCTGTTTGAAATGGTTAGAAGTTGGGTTCTAGAAGGGGAGTTGGAAGATACTTTTGGTGAGTTCTTTGTCGTTGGTCAGCCTGTTAAAGTCGATTTGCTTTGGAGAGAAGGTTATAAGCTCCACCCAGCGATGCTTCCGTCTTTTATTTCACCGAGTCTAGCTCAGAGAATTCTGAGAACTGGGAAATCTATAAACTTTCTTCGTGTTTGCTGTGATGATCATGGGTGGGCTGATGCAGCTTCAGAAGCAGCAGCTGCCTCTGGGACAACGACTAGGCGAGGAGGTCTCGGGTATGGTGAAACAGATGCACTCGAACATCTTGTTACTGAGGCAGCAAAGAGAATTGACAAGCATCTCTTGGATGTTCTGTATAAGAGATATAAGTTTAAGGAGCATTGCCTTGCGATTAAGCGTTATTTACTACTTGGTCAAGGTGATTTTGTCCAATACTTGATGGATATTGTAGGGCCTAAGCTTTCTGAGCCAGCAAATAATATTAGTTCATTTGAGCTAGCTGGGTTTCTTGAGGCTGCAATACGAGCATCAAATGCGCAGTATGATGACCGTGACATGCTAGACAGATTGAGGGTGAAGATGATGCCTCATGGCAGTGGAGACAGAGGCTGGGATGTATTCTCATTGGAATATGAGGCAAGGGTTCCATTAGATACCGTGTTTACTGAGTCTGTTTTGTCCAAATACCTGAGAGTGTTCAATTTTCTCTGGAAGCTGAAACGGGTAGAGCATGCTCTTATCGGAATTTGGAAGACCATGAAACCAAATTGCATCACTTCTAACTCATTCGTTAAGCTCCAAACTTCAGTGAAGTTGCAATTGCTCTCAGCCCTGAGGCGGTGCCAGGTCCTTTGGAATGAAATGAACCATTTTGTTACCA is from Camelina sativa cultivar DH55 chromosome 20, Cs, whole genome shotgun sequence and encodes:
- the LOC104768867 gene encoding gamma-tubulin complex component 3-like, whose product is MEDDEQQKKADLLQELVLRLVTQNPQTPNLDPNSPAFLEKLRYAFRILNSRLTPSVAPDATAIAESLKRRLATQGKSSDALAFADLYTKFASKTGPGSVNNKWALVYLLKIVSDDRKSAINGLDSSFLLPNLGFGDGFLRGGEAKKKDWENGVLLVSQDPENSWDEKEKAFRDYAVVVKKENEVNEEVLVRDVLYACQGIDGKYVKFNSEIDGYAIQDSVKVPRATRVMVRMLSELGWLFRKVKTFITESMDRFPAEEVGTVGQAFCAALQDELSVYYKLLAVLDARAMNPIPFVSEFASSDNYLTLRRLSLWFAEPMVKMRLMAVLVDKCKVLRGGAMAGAIHLHAQHGDWLVHDFMMNLLRCVCSPLFEMVRSWVLEGELEDTFGEFFVVGQPVKVDLLWREGYKLHPAMLPSFISPSLAQRILRTGKSINFLRVCCDDHGWADAASEAAAASGTTTRRGGLGYGETDALEHLVTEAAKRIDKHLLDVLYKRYKFKEHCLAIKRYLLLGQGDFVQYLMDIVGPKLSEPANNISSFELAGFLEAAIRASNAQYDDRDMLDRLRVKMMPHGSGDRGWDVFSLEYEARVPLDTVFTESVLSKYLRVFNFLWKLKRVEHALIGIWKTMKPNCITSNSFVKLQTSVKLQLLSALRRCQVLWNEMNHFVTNFQYYIMFEVLEVSWSNFSKEMEAAKDLDDLLAAHEKYLNAIVGKSLLGEQSQTIRESLFVLFELILRFRSHADRLYEGIYELQIRSKESGREKNKSEEPGSWISEGRKGLTQRAGEFLQSMSKDMDSIAKEYTSSLDGFLSLLPLQQSVDLKFLFFRLDFTEFYSRLHSKG